In one window of Vibrio sp. DW001 DNA:
- a CDS encoding DUF1289 domain-containing protein, with product MQKKDRSIESEPPCSPCIRHCCLDGGDICLGCHRSLSEIMQWSESSNESKRQILNLANARGLSRIESDKLRYK from the coding sequence ATGCAAAAGAAGGATAGGTCTATTGAATCAGAACCCCCTTGTTCACCGTGCATTCGTCACTGTTGTTTAGATGGGGGAGACATCTGCTTGGGCTGCCATCGAAGTCTGTCTGAAATTATGCAATGGTCCGAATCCTCAAACGAATCAAAACGTCAAATCCTTAACCTAGCTAACGCCAGAGGGTTATCTCGAATTGAAAGCGATAAGTTAAGGTACAAATAA
- a CDS encoding ABC transporter substrate-binding protein gives MTLLLSHPTHADSTKLETIKRWVDKEFLHSTLSKKEQIDELFWLSNAAKPFDGLSIRVVSENIAIHTYESNVLAKAFSEITGIHVVHEITEEDDLVKKMQLQLDTGINLYDSYVNDADFIGTHYRYDKTISISAKMDGDWQAITLPTLDIKDFIGIESVKGLDNEIYQLPTQQFANLYWYRKDWFERPDLRDEFRQIYGYQLGVPQNWAAYEDIADFFTNKVKHVDGEPVWGHMDYGLYDPSLGWRISDSWLSLAGVNDQPVDNTSYKNSSFVGDWGIRVENCHPVGASVSRGGALNSPAAIYAVEKYIHWLHDYAPPEAIKQNFSSSSITLAQGNTAQQIFWYTAFVPTLLNKKLIDDEGKPVWRLAPSPRGKYWKPGMKSGYQDISGWTFLHSTPENKAQAAWLYAQFVASKTVSMSKFLVGFTPIRQSDLDSNYLKSRSSEWGGLLEFYQSNARNSWTPTGLSVPDYAFLSSAWWQHIGAALKNQRTVTEAMTDLAKEMDDRMAIIGTNTDMKCEPKIANKQSESRWINRNGAPWKQKVIDDKPVTLPYEEALLLWQKY, from the coding sequence TTGACTTTACTGTTAAGCCATCCAACCCATGCTGACAGTACAAAGCTCGAAACGATTAAACGTTGGGTGGACAAAGAGTTCTTACATTCTACTCTTTCAAAAAAAGAGCAAATCGATGAGCTGTTCTGGCTATCTAATGCCGCCAAACCATTTGATGGGCTTTCGATTAGAGTGGTATCTGAAAACATTGCGATACACACATACGAATCCAATGTACTTGCTAAAGCCTTCAGCGAAATAACAGGCATACATGTCGTCCACGAGATTACCGAAGAAGACGACTTGGTTAAGAAAATGCAGCTGCAACTCGATACTGGTATCAACCTGTACGACTCATACGTTAATGACGCCGATTTTATTGGGACCCACTACCGGTACGACAAAACCATTTCTATCTCTGCAAAAATGGATGGAGATTGGCAAGCAATTACGTTACCTACACTCGATATTAAAGACTTTATTGGAATAGAGAGCGTCAAAGGCCTTGATAACGAAATATATCAACTTCCGACGCAACAATTCGCAAACCTTTATTGGTATCGAAAGGATTGGTTTGAACGCCCAGATCTGCGGGATGAATTCCGACAAATCTACGGATACCAACTCGGGGTTCCACAAAACTGGGCAGCGTATGAAGATATTGCTGATTTCTTTACCAATAAGGTAAAACACGTTGACGGAGAACCAGTCTGGGGCCATATGGACTATGGACTCTATGACCCATCACTTGGCTGGCGAATCTCGGATTCCTGGCTAAGTTTAGCGGGCGTAAATGACCAGCCAGTAGATAACACTTCGTATAAAAACTCAAGCTTCGTTGGGGACTGGGGCATCAGAGTAGAAAACTGCCATCCGGTTGGGGCATCGGTTTCGCGAGGAGGGGCATTAAATAGCCCAGCGGCAATATATGCTGTAGAGAAATATATACACTGGCTACATGATTACGCACCACCTGAAGCCATCAAGCAAAATTTCTCATCGTCGAGTATTACCCTTGCGCAAGGGAATACCGCTCAACAAATTTTTTGGTATACCGCTTTTGTCCCTACCTTACTAAACAAAAAACTCATCGATGACGAAGGTAAACCTGTATGGCGACTTGCTCCGTCTCCCAGAGGAAAGTATTGGAAGCCGGGAATGAAATCCGGTTATCAGGATATCAGTGGTTGGACGTTCTTACACTCAACACCAGAGAATAAAGCACAAGCCGCGTGGCTCTACGCACAATTTGTTGCTTCAAAAACCGTTTCAATGAGTAAATTTTTGGTCGGTTTTACGCCCATACGACAATCCGATTTGGACTCCAATTACCTAAAGTCCCGATCGTCTGAATGGGGAGGTCTACTAGAGTTTTATCAAAGTAACGCAAGAAACTCTTGGACACCGACAGGATTAAGCGTACCGGACTATGCTTTTCTATCCAGCGCGTGGTGGCAACATATTGGTGCCGCGCTGAAGAATCAACGCACAGTAACAGAGGCGATGACGGATCTAGCAAAAGAAATGGATGATAGAATGGCAATAATAGGCACGAATACAGATATGAAATGTGAGCCAAAAATAGCAAATAAACAGTCAGAAAGTCGCTGGATAAATCGAAATGGTGCACCCTGGAAACAGAAAGTAATTGATGATAAGCCAGTTACTCTCCCTTACGAAGAAGCGCTATTGTTATGGCAAAAATACTAA
- a CDS encoding TetR/AcrR family transcriptional regulator: MKKESTEQRLERIHSAAIALASKRSVDSISIYDVAKEASIAASTVYHHYPNIESLICELMKGIFEDFITVLDESIVEDEIVHWSDINRMIEQGFVSYYRQSPLAQHTLLGQHTYASVRNEDAQNDLLLGSKVEAIYRRHFVLPELPKDVNIFAIALQVADKVYSLNYRQIGEIEPEMAREALVITEAYLGAYLPKILPKH, from the coding sequence ATGAAAAAAGAGTCTACAGAACAGAGGCTAGAAAGAATACATTCAGCGGCGATTGCTTTGGCATCAAAGCGCAGTGTTGATTCAATATCGATTTACGATGTCGCAAAAGAAGCCTCGATCGCTGCCTCTACTGTGTATCATCATTATCCAAATATTGAGTCGTTAATATGCGAGTTGATGAAAGGGATCTTTGAGGATTTCATCACGGTTTTGGACGAGTCTATTGTCGAAGATGAGATAGTTCATTGGTCTGATATTAATCGTATGATTGAACAAGGTTTTGTCAGTTATTATCGACAGTCGCCATTGGCGCAACATACGTTGCTAGGTCAGCATACCTATGCCTCCGTCCGTAATGAAGATGCGCAAAACGACTTGTTACTTGGAAGTAAAGTGGAGGCTATTTATCGTCGACATTTTGTCTTGCCAGAGCTACCGAAAGACGTGAATATCTTTGCTATCGCGCTGCAAGTAGCCGATAAAGTGTACTCACTTAACTATAGACAGATTGGTGAGATAGAGCCAGAAATGGCTCGAGAAGCACTGGTGATCACGGAAGCGTATTTAGGTGCGTATTTACCGAAGATATTACCAAAGCACTAA
- a CDS encoding ABC transporter substrate-binding protein encodes MAKILTFILGYFLTYQAYADIRILTFASPPLVNFHNDDHAHTRYHFTGFSVDLIDKIFTKSNIKYSMQSKPIKRALYETSQKSNTCTFPIDRTQNRESKYRWIGPVAINRYALYSAPNAEVELTTLVDAKPYTLAAYAGTGIANYLNERDFSMYETKSLEHGLQMLNSNRVQLWVADTNSAKLLAEKTDISLLEPELIFFTSISFMACNIDTPESELTELEAKLKRMYQSGEAQKILHLDN; translated from the coding sequence ATGGCAAAAATACTAACCTTCATTTTGGGCTATTTCTTGACCTATCAAGCCTATGCGGATATTCGAATATTGACGTTTGCTTCGCCCCCATTAGTCAATTTTCATAATGACGACCATGCTCATACTCGTTATCATTTTACTGGATTTTCCGTCGATTTAATCGACAAAATATTTACCAAGAGCAACATCAAGTACTCGATGCAAAGTAAACCGATAAAACGAGCACTTTATGAAACCAGCCAGAAATCAAATACGTGCACCTTTCCGATTGACCGAACGCAAAACCGAGAATCAAAATACAGATGGATAGGACCCGTAGCCATTAATCGATATGCATTATACAGCGCCCCTAATGCAGAGGTTGAATTAACCACATTAGTAGACGCAAAACCCTATACTCTCGCTGCCTATGCAGGAACTGGTATCGCTAATTATTTGAACGAACGTGATTTCTCTATGTATGAAACCAAAAGCCTAGAACACGGTTTGCAAATGTTGAACAGTAATCGAGTCCAACTGTGGGTTGCTGACACCAACTCGGCAAAATTATTGGCTGAAAAAACAGACATTAGCCTTCTAGAGCCGGAACTTATTTTCTTTACCAGCATCAGTTTTATGGCCTGTAATATCGATACACCAGAATCAGAACTTACGGAACTCGAAGCGAAACTAAAACGCATGTATCAATCTGGCGAAGCGCAAAAAATTCTTCATTTAGATAATTAA
- the arcC gene encoding carbamate kinase: MNNKNPIIVVAVGGNALLQRGELMSYENQVKNIDVATRALAKLSESYRVVIVHGNGPQVGLLALQNLAYTDVPPYPLDVLGAETQGMIGYLMAQGLQKYMPNGKVSTLLTQIAVDKDDPAFSDPSKFIGPVYDKKVAQEKSDEYGWSIKPDGDYWRRVVPSPYPQKIVEIDSIRTLLDADHTVICCGGGGCPIIETNTGVTGVEAVIDKDLSAATLAKQLNAEHFLILTDGENVCIDWGKSTEVALYDVTVEELQKYTFAAGSMAPKVDACCEFAQQTKGTGHIGSLHKAYEIMDGQSGTHIRL, translated from the coding sequence ATGAATAATAAAAATCCTATTATAGTTGTTGCAGTGGGCGGAAACGCTTTATTGCAACGTGGCGAATTAATGAGCTACGAGAACCAAGTTAAGAACATTGATGTTGCAACAAGGGCATTAGCCAAACTGAGCGAAAGTTATAGAGTCGTAATCGTACATGGTAATGGTCCTCAAGTCGGTTTATTGGCATTGCAAAACCTAGCGTACACCGACGTGCCACCTTATCCATTAGATGTGTTAGGTGCAGAAACACAAGGGATGATCGGTTATCTTATGGCTCAGGGCCTACAAAAATATATGCCAAATGGAAAGGTGAGCACATTGTTGACGCAGATTGCAGTCGACAAAGATGATCCGGCATTTTCTGATCCAAGTAAGTTTATCGGCCCAGTCTACGACAAGAAGGTAGCCCAAGAAAAATCAGACGAGTATGGTTGGAGTATTAAGCCCGATGGTGATTACTGGCGTCGGGTCGTTCCATCGCCTTATCCTCAAAAAATTGTTGAGATTGATAGCATTCGCACACTATTAGATGCCGATCATACTGTAATATGCTGCGGTGGCGGAGGCTGTCCAATCATTGAAACCAACACGGGTGTTACTGGGGTTGAGGCGGTAATAGATAAAGACCTTTCCGCTGCAACGTTAGCCAAACAATTAAATGCAGAACATTTTTTAATTCTGACGGATGGTGAAAATGTTTGTATCGATTGGGGTAAATCAACAGAGGTCGCACTCTATGATGTTACTGTTGAAGAGTTGCAGAAATATACTTTTGCAGCGGGATCAATGGCGCCGAAGGTAGACGCATGTTGTGAATTTGCACAACAGACAAAAGGGACAGGACATATCGGTTCTTTACATAAAGCTTACGAGATAATGGATGGACAGTCGGGTACACACATTCGCCTCTAA
- a CDS encoding class III extradiol ring-cleavage dioxygenase — protein MKKFAKMPVFFVSHGSPMMAVEKSKTSVFLEKLGKTLSVPKAIVVFSAHLDSADEIIITSGKKPQTVHDFYGFPPSLYQVDYPAPGDPVLAEAISAKFNQVGLASTLSDKQGWDHGVWIPLRLMFPEANVPVVQISINSRIGAAKNFEYGNIISELREQGVLIVGSGGISHNLAELVNPIPTKNRTEMVGEFTRWVHDKLLNRDIDSLLNYEQEAPFARFNHPTQEHFLPLLAALGSSDLQDVERLHQDIEMDVLAMDAYLFS, from the coding sequence ATGAAAAAATTTGCAAAAATGCCCGTCTTTTTTGTCTCTCATGGCTCTCCCATGATGGCCGTTGAGAAGTCAAAAACATCCGTTTTTTTGGAGAAGCTTGGTAAGACACTATCCGTACCCAAAGCAATTGTAGTGTTCTCAGCGCATCTGGATAGTGCGGATGAGATAATAATTACGAGTGGAAAAAAACCACAGACCGTTCATGATTTTTATGGCTTTCCACCTTCATTATATCAAGTAGATTATCCTGCACCGGGGGATCCGGTTCTTGCAGAAGCGATTTCGGCGAAGTTTAATCAAGTTGGTCTAGCCTCAACGTTAAGCGATAAACAAGGGTGGGATCACGGTGTTTGGATACCATTACGACTCATGTTCCCTGAAGCAAATGTTCCCGTTGTGCAAATATCAATAAACAGCAGAATAGGTGCCGCGAAGAATTTTGAATATGGAAATATCATTTCTGAGTTGCGTGAACAAGGCGTATTAATCGTGGGTTCTGGTGGCATAAGCCATAACCTAGCTGAACTCGTTAACCCGATTCCGACAAAAAACCGTACAGAAATGGTCGGTGAATTTACCCGTTGGGTACATGATAAATTGTTGAATAGAGACATCGATTCACTACTAAATTACGAACAAGAGGCACCATTTGCGCGCTTTAATCACCCCACTCAAGAGCATTTTTTGCCATTACTTGCGGCGTTAGGTAGCAGTGATCTTCAGGATGTTGAACGGTTGCATCAGGATATAGAAATGGATGTATTGGCAATGGATGCATACCTATTCAGTTGA
- a CDS encoding DoxX family protein — protein sequence MKNEMIAKVLSSKSGISTLILRVPLGLILAAHGSQKLFSWFGGYGLEGTGQWMASIGFEPGYVMALLAGSGEFFGGLALLCGFLTRPAALVVAFTMAMAMSVHIGNGLFVANNGYEYALLLTVAALSLVFQGAGRYSIDQLLLNKIEQ from the coding sequence ATGAAAAACGAAATGATTGCAAAAGTATTATCATCAAAATCTGGTATTTCAACACTAATATTACGTGTGCCGCTTGGTCTTATTCTTGCCGCTCATGGCTCTCAAAAGCTGTTCAGTTGGTTTGGTGGTTACGGTCTTGAAGGGACGGGACAGTGGATGGCAAGTATCGGCTTTGAACCTGGATATGTAATGGCCTTACTGGCAGGCAGCGGAGAATTTTTTGGTGGTTTGGCGTTGTTATGTGGCTTTTTAACACGACCCGCTGCGTTAGTCGTTGCTTTTACTATGGCAATGGCGATGTCGGTTCATATTGGCAACGGGTTATTTGTTGCAAACAATGGATATGAGTATGCACTACTTCTTACCGTCGCGGCGTTATCACTGGTCTTTCAGGGGGCGGGTCGATATTCGATTGACCAACTATTACTCAATAAAATTGAGCAATAG
- the argF gene encoding ornithine carbamoyltransferase, which produces MKLPSSSATDLNKTNIEHMVSMKDFSVKEMDNMMELMSYLKEARKDNAVPQLFKGKSVGMIFEAGSTRTRVSFEVAATLLGGHALFLSPKDIHLGGKESIDDTSRVLSRMCDIIMARTNSPETLDGLIRMSTVPVINGLDTRFHPTQMLADLFTVKEHITDGRTLSDLTLAFMGDATDVCRSLMLTCAKYGMGFKQIGPKKYQMEQEWVDLAETYCKESGGHIEITDDVERISDCDVVYGDSFYWVTQMDEKAERLAAFMPDYVITEELMAKAKPGAMLLHCLPANDKEEVTRGALESEYSVAFDEAENRLTAQMAILVYFSHKNTQAVSEATRIAHEEKITGFLAGL; this is translated from the coding sequence ATGAAACTTCCATCTTCAAGTGCGACTGACTTAAATAAAACAAATATCGAACACATGGTTTCAATGAAAGACTTCTCAGTAAAAGAGATGGATAACATGATGGAACTGATGAGTTATTTAAAAGAAGCAAGAAAAGATAACGCAGTACCTCAGTTATTCAAAGGCAAATCTGTTGGTATGATTTTCGAAGCAGGCTCAACTCGTACTCGTGTTTCTTTTGAAGTTGCAGCAACATTATTGGGTGGTCATGCTCTGTTTTTATCTCCTAAAGATATTCATTTAGGGGGTAAAGAGTCGATTGATGATACATCACGCGTGTTATCTCGTATGTGTGACATTATCATGGCAAGAACCAACAGTCCGGAGACACTTGATGGGCTGATTAGAATGTCTACGGTTCCCGTCATTAATGGACTAGATACTCGTTTCCATCCAACTCAGATGTTAGCCGACTTATTCACAGTGAAAGAACACATTACGGATGGTCGCACATTATCAGATTTGACGTTAGCGTTCATGGGAGATGCGACTGATGTATGCCGTTCTTTGATGTTAACTTGCGCTAAATACGGTATGGGTTTCAAGCAAATCGGTCCTAAGAAATACCAAATGGAGCAAGAGTGGGTTGATCTAGCAGAAACGTACTGTAAAGAATCTGGTGGTCACATTGAAATTACTGATGATGTAGAAAGAATCAGTGATTGTGATGTTGTTTATGGCGACAGTTTTTATTGGGTCACTCAAATGGATGAGAAAGCGGAGCGATTAGCTGCATTTATGCCTGATTATGTTATTACGGAAGAGCTGATGGCGAAAGCTAAACCAGGGGCGATGCTATTGCATTGTTTGCCAGCAAACGATAAAGAAGAAGTGACTCGTGGTGCGCTTGAAAGTGAGTATTCTGTTGCATTTGATGAAGCGGAAAACCGTCTAACCGCTCAAATGGCGATTCTTGTGTACTTCTCACATAAAAATACTCAAGCGGTTAGCGAAGCAACTCGAATTGCTCACGAAGAGAAAATTACAGGCTTTTTAGCTGGATTATAG